In Bos taurus isolate L1 Dominette 01449 registration number 42190680 breed Hereford chromosome 13, ARS-UCD2.0, whole genome shotgun sequence, the DNA window CGAAAAAGTCCGGGGTGGAGGGGTCAATATTAACGAGTTCTTTAAAGGGACCAGATATTTAAGTAAGTCTTATGTCTTGGGATCCTATGggcctaagaaaaagaaaaaagggatggCCAAAAGAGCCAGAGTGGGCAAGTTTGTTTTCCCCCTCCCCATCTGTATCATCCCCGACCACGTGTTTCCACGCCGCAGTGATGGTGGGCCGCCCTATTACATGATCGAAACCTACAAGAATGTAACTGATTGCAACCGCTTTAACAGAGATCACCCCCCAGAACATCCCATTCAGGATGACTCTGCTTGGTATATTGATGATCCAGGGAAGGTCTTTTCAAACATTAATTTTATCaccaaggcgggagacctggcttctctGAAAAAGGCTTTTGAATCAGGAATACCTGTGGATATGAAGGATAATTACTACAAGACACCGCTAATGACTGCATGTGCCACTGGAAACATTGATGCAGTCAAGTTTCTTCTTGAAAAAGGGTATGTCTTTTGCTTGAGTGCGATTTAGATTTTTGGGAGCCTTCACATttcaagaaagtgaaaggaagaCTAAGAAACATTTAACTCTAGAATTTAAATAGTGGCAAGAAAGGGCTTCATTCCTGAAGTCTAGACCACAAATAGACTTTATACTGCGAACCAGGCTAATGGGAACATTAAGAGCATGTACCACAATGCCAAAGTGAAAGCTGAGAAGTTTTCACTCTAGGGGTGGAAGAAGCCTTATGATCCGGTATCCCCGGCCTcccaaaacaattttaatttgGTCTCAGAGCTTTACCTAGATGATGTGGagtgccttttattttattttaaattaaaaatatttactgtggtcaAAAATAGCATGtgatctaccctcttaacaaattTTAAGTGTACGGTGCAATATTGTCAACTATGatcacaatattgtagagcagATCTTTAGAATGTATTAATTTTACATGGAGTCATTTTTAaatctgcttttttgttttgttttgtttttgagggcATCCCAACAAATCAAATAATTTGATGGTGGCCATAAGactaagtgggcttcccaggtggctctagtggaaAAGACCCGCCtgtcagtacaggagacataagagactcagttgaatccctgggttgggaagatcccctggaggagggcatggcaactcactccagtactcttgcttggagaatcccatggacagaggagcctggcaggcaatgtccatagggttgcaaagagtcagacatgactgcagcgacttagcatgtacataACGACTAAATGAGTAGGCTTGTTTCATTCCCTTTTCCTTGGttcatttgtaaatatctttAAGATAACAAAGCAtgacattttatttaactttttaatcaGAAGCAATTTCTCTGGTTTAAGTCCTTCTTTTTTACCATTCCTGAATAACCTGGTGTAACTTTCTAAAcctttttgtgcctcagttttctcactttaATAATGGGGCTATAATGGAACTCAGCTCATAGAATttcttgaagattaaatgagttaaatatgtaaagcacttagtaGCCCAGTAGTTGCAGACTTGACAAAAagatattgttattattactataatGTTTAATGTCAAAGAAagatttaaatgtgtttattatcAAGTGGTAACATAAAGCAACTAATGATAATTTGAAGTTTTGGGCAGTGAATTTTAAATGggactgaaattttattttctttttatagtttctgaatgATAAATtgcttttaatgaaaattaattttcttttttttgctttttattttttcatttaatctttattttgtattggaacatagttgatttacagtgttgtgctagtttcagatgtacagaaaagaaattcagttatatacacacatgtatcattctttttcatattctttttccatatagattattacagaatattgagtggtGTTCCCTatgctaaacagtaggtccttactgattatctattttatatatagtaatatatatatattaatcccaaacttccaatttatccattctcctttggcaaccagaagtttgtttttgaagtctatGAGTCTatgaggagtacatcaaggctgtatattgccaccctacttatttaacttatatgcagagtacatcatgagaaacgctggactgggagaagcacaagctggaatcaagattgccgggagaaatatcaatcacctcagatatgcagatgacaccacccttatggcagaaagtgaagaagaactaaagggcctcttgatgaaagtgaaagaggagagtgaaaaagttggcttaaagcccaacattcagaaaacaaagatcatggcatctggtcccatcacttcatgggaaatagatggggtaacagtggaaacagtggctgactttatttttctaggctccaaaatcactgcagaaggtgattgcagccatgaaattaaaagatgcttactacttggaaggaaagttatgaccaacccagacagcatattaaaaagcagagacattactttgccaataaaagtctgtctagtcaaggctatggtttttccagcagtcatatatggatgtgagagttggactataaagaaagctgagcactgaagaattgatgcttttgaactatggtattggagaagactcttgagagttcattggactgcaagaagatccaaccagtccatcctaaaggagatcacccctgggtgttctttggaaggactgatgttgaagctgaaactgcagtactttggccacatgatgcgaagagctgactcattggaaaagaccctgatgctgggaaagactgagggcaggaggagaaggggacgacagaggatgagatggttggatggcatcaccgactcgatggacatggatttgggtggactctgggagttggtgattgacagggaggcctggagtgctgcagttcatggggtcacaaagagttagacacaactgagcgactgaaatgaactgatgagtctgtttatgttttgtaaataagttcatttgtaccatttttgaTACAAAATTTTTGATAGATTTTATTGCTTAGAATTTTAACAATGATGGTGTATTTATAAATTCATAACATACAGAGGAAGTagatacaaaatgaaataatgtagcTTTTCTATTTCCTGTCAACTTTGATCTTCACTGGATCCAGTTTTATAATTTTCCCCAATATTAACATCTAACAAAAATTGTAGCCCCTAGGATCCAAGCAGCTTCTAAACtaaacaaaatgtatatatacacaaagaaaGTTGACTATCAGATGCAGAACACAGTTCAAGAAAAATTATGGCACAGAGTTTAGCTTGACCCAAATCTTTCTTGGTTTACAGTTGAACAACTTAATAAAGCTATGAAATCTTAGAATTTTTAGCCTCCAGTGCTTGAATCAACCCGTATTTTTAGCTTCTGTATCTATCTCATTTTACAGGGCTAATGTTAATGCAACAGATAATTTTCTGTGGACTCCACTCCATTTTGCATGCCATGCTGGCCAACAGGATATTGTTGAGCTTCTTGTTAAATCTGGAGCCGTGGTAGATGCCCTCTCAATCAACAACTCAACTCCCTTAAGTAGAGCCATTGAGAGCTGCAGACTGGATACTGTAAAATACCTACTTGACATCGGTGCTAAATTCCAGTTGGAGAATAGGAAAGGTATGAGTTTAACTATAGGTGATTAGGGCTAGAAAAGGAGGATTTATGTTAGATTCCCAAGCCTTCTAAATCTTTTCTTGCAGGACCACGTTTTCCCTTAAGTTACTGTTGCAAAAACTAACCTGAGTTAAATGTTATGGAACTTTATCTTATACTTAGTGCTTCTCAAatcactagtgttaaagaatcagTTCTCTATGTTGGTAATTCATTATAGACTGAGACTTTTgtaaaacacaatgaaaaatgatttactagaaaaatgaagaggaaaaagaaccCTATGAAATACAAgcccaaacttttaaaaatctttggattcaaatgacaaaaattctataaaattgCTATACAAATTTCTAAACATTTACTCTTTAATTCCTATACTTACTTCACTGTGAGCCCATACCATTAATATGTAGACTGACACCAGTATGCAAATCACATTTTGAGTCATCACAGTGTTTTAGCTGTCAATTTCTAATAATTGGCATAGTTTGAAGCCCTGTAGACTTTAGATTCCTTCTACAGCTAAACAGTAATTCCTGAAATACTCCTTCTAGGAAGTAAATGGGAAGCCTACTTtatgtcataaattttcttcatgAAAAAGTGAAGGTGTTTTGAGAGTGGGACTCATTGCTTCTTTTTAATCTGAAGGAGCTTTAATAACTTTGGCTGCTTCAGGCTGCCTCTGAGTCACAGGTAGTATTGTTAGGCCTGCCTGCGGATGTAACAGGGGTCATAATATCCAGCCATCTGCATAGAGTACTTGTGACTTCCAGCTTCCCCAGACTTTTTGAATATACCTCCTTCCTCAACAGGAAGGAGGAAAGCATAAAATTGTCACACATGAAGGAATGTGCACACTGTGGGAAGAGAACTAGCACTCAGATATTCAAAATGTAATCTACCATTCTTTCCTATCAAACATGCTCAAAATAATTAACAAGAAGAAATGGTCTTGCTGGTAAATGAcactttaaatgataaaatttttgagCTGGGACCACTTTAGAGAATATCTGAACCAATCTGTGACTTTTATACGTATCACTGGCTTCAGTAATCACCCTTAGTACCACATACTTAGAGCTGATATTTTGCTACATTGTTTATTATTAATCTGTTTAATGAAActctaaatttatgttttaaacagGGCATAGTGCCATGGATGTTGCAAAAGCTTATGCTGACAGTAGAATAATTGGTTTGATTAAAGAAAAGCTGGATAACTTGCCCAAACCAGCAGAAAATCAAAAACCAAAAGGCAAGCCACAACCCAAAGCGAAGACTGAAGGCCCCGAGATTAAGAAGGAAGAGGTATGAAAAGCAGCTGACCCCTCATGAGTACCTGGTGCGGCTGCAGCACCATTTACTTATTGTTACAGTTCATGGGCAAATAATATGTAGTCCATGTTTTCAGTACCTATAGTTCTAAAGAAATACCTAGCAAGAAATTTACTATTACTGAAAAGTCTAAAAAGTTGTCTTGGCAAACAGAATCCACACAAAGAACAAGTTGGTTGAACCAAATACCGTTAGAATGTTGAAAAAAGAACTTATATTAGAAGTGTATACACTTAGACCTGAATTATACAGATTTGATGAGATGTCCCAAAAGGGAAGTGTAGGGTAACATTTatgagaaaagaagtaaagcatgattttcattcattttgattttataatCTTTCACTACCTACCTTACCACCCAACTcccaaggaatttttttttttaattatgaaccCTAGGATATGTAACTTGGATAATCCTGAAAAATGACTCTAGAAGGCTTTAAAGATGCCAAATTGTTCCAGGTAATCTGGAGTGGTTTGGGTCCCTCTAAATTATCAGCAGAAGATTGTTGTTTATGGGGGTTTCCCAGACATCAAGAATTTGTCCTTAGCAGGAAGCTCTAAGTACATTTCTAGGCCGGAAGCTTCTTTTAGGGAAACAGATGGATCCCTCAAGATCTTTGGCGGACACAGGATAGGGTATGAAGTTCAGGAAGGAAAAGTTTTAACATtatcaaaaggcagaggaaccagagatcaaattgcccacatctgctggatcatggaaaaagcaagagagttccagaaaaacatctatttctgctttattgactatgccaaagcctttgactgtgtggatcacaataaactgtggaaaattctgaaagagatgggaataccagacctgatctgcctcttgagaaatctgtatccaggtcaggaagcaacagttgcaactggacatggaacaacagactggttccaaataggaaaaggagtacgtcaaggctgtatattgtcactctgcttatttaacttatatgcagagtacatcatgagaaacgctggactggaagaagcacaagctgaaatcaagattgccgggagtaatatcaataacctcagatatgcagatgacaccacccttatggcagaaagtgaagaggaactaaaaagcctcttgatgaaagtgaaagtggagagtgaaaaagttggcttaaagctcaacattcagaaaatgaagatcatggcatccagtcccatcacttcatgggaaatagatggggacacagtggaaacagtgtcagactttatttttgggggctccaaaatcactgcagattgtgactgcaaccatgaaattaaaagacgcttactccttggaaggaaagttatgaccaacttagatagcatattcaaaagcagagacattactttgtcaacaaaggttcgtctagtcaaggctatggtttttcctgtggtcatgtatggatgtgagagttggactgtgaaggaggctgagcgccgaagaattgatgcttttgaacagtggtcttggagaagtctcttgcgagttccttggactgcaaggagatccaaccagtccattctgaaggagatcggccctgggatttctttggaaggaatgatgctaaagctgaaactccagtactttggccacctaatgcgaagagttgactcattggaaaagactctgatgctgggagggattgggggcaggaggagaaggggacaacagaggatgagatggctgaatggcatcactgactcgatggacgtgagtctgagtgaactccgggagtcggtgatggacagggaggcctggtgtgctgcgattcatggggtcgcaaagagtcggacacgactgagcgactgaactgaactgaactgagaggtgaTAGAAAGCAGACAGAGTTGAAGGGATGATCGGCAGACAGTAGAGAGTAACAAGcatggaggaagagaggaaggataGCTAGAGGTGAAGGAAGATTGATCAGTTACAGCTCCTAACACATGCACCATTATCATTTTAGTAGGAATACATCCTTCTGATTAATAACGGCCACAGATCAAGGATGGATCTTGAAGACTTTTGTGATCTGTCACTAATACTAATTAAGTTAAACAAGGCAAAAGAGTTATCTCTCCCCACCCAAAGTTATAATaatattctatttcatttcaAATCATAATTTATATAGTagctttttttaaacttcagagTATTAGAAAGTATACACAGGTTTTTGAAATTGATAGTTATTTTTGGGGTTTTTGCTCATTTCCAGGAAACACTTTCAGCAATATACACTGTACCAGCCATAGTGGAGGACAAGAAGATGCGTAAAGATAATGTAGTTTATCTTAATTCATTGATTACCAGTGGTTATACCAAGAAAGTGGATATCACATTTATCCCACAGAGGGTAAGTActttagaaagattgtaacatGGTATAAACTCCTAATGccttttttcaaatactttttatgCAGAGCACCCAAACAACTGTCCAAAGCTTATCTTTTGATAAGCTGTGTTTTTGATAAGTTGTTatttgacgttctcctttttctagATCCTGCTTACAACTAAGTAAGTCCAATTTGTATAGCTTCTGAtatgttgtctttttattttctgtattgacTTCTTAATTTTCCTTAAATAGTTGAAGTTGTCTTTGGTCAGTGCCATTCCTTGTAGCCATGTAGTCACTgaattttatagatattttctcTGGGTACTTCTTAAAGTCCAACACTTCCTCTTTGTACACACTATCGCCATCTCACTTGGGAGTTTTATACTGATCAAGACTGGATCTATTAAATAGCTTCCTTAAACATCTACAAGTAAAGAGGTGAAGACATATTTGGAGAACAAGAGTGGTCTTGCTAATGCTCATCAAACCATGCTGAATAATAGACCACCAGCTCCTTTTGCCCCCTactgtgaaaataattttgacttcCCCACAAGATGTAAAGGCTGTCTATTAATTCCATTGCTTCCTGGTTTTGACCTCCTGAGAATGAACAGCAGCTGGCCTCAGGGCCATCAGAGAGGTAACTGAAGGGTATTTCAGTTGTTCAAATAGTCACCATCAGAAAGAGTGATGGCCATGTAACCACTAATGTCATGTAAGAGATAAAAGTTAAAATAGACTTAGAagtaaatttgttgttgttgttgttcagtcactcagttgtgtctctttgtgaccccatggactgcagcacaccagccttccctgtttttcaccatctcccagagcttgctcaaactcatgtccattgagtcagtgatgccatccaaccatctcatcctctgtcatcccttctcctcttgccagaAGTAAATTGGATAGTTTTAAATTGACCAGATTGAAGGTTGTCTGGATATTGGCATGTTTATTGGCTGCCATGCTAACATTCACTCTGGATGTGGTTGTTTGTTTAAGATCTGGAGTCCTGAAGCCACGACAGCAGAGCTGATCAGAATGAGGGAACTGCGCCGGGAGAGGTTGACATATGAGGTAGATTTTGATGACTTCATGATGCCCTTTCAGAAGCACATCACAGAGAGAGCACAAGCAGTGGAAGCTAGCTTCAAGATGTAAATCACAGCGGTTGCATTTCAGAATAAACAACATTTTGAGGCCCAGGGACCAAATGTTGGAGAAAGTAGATTCCCATCAAAGTCAAAGCAACTCACAAGTTAAGCATTGTAACAAAATATTTGTCTTTGCTTTAACAACTATAAATATTCTGAGCTGTCTAGAGAAGTCATGTGTTATTTTGCAATGGAATTGCATGCCATTCTGGATAAATTCCTCAATCTTCCTCAAGAATATTTTACAACAATGGCATTTTTGGTTATAAACATAGTGTCATCATCAAAGAATTTACAAGATGCACATCATTATGTTAAAGATATCCTTTTAGTGGAACTGAATGAAAGCTATTTAATATTAGGGAAGAGAAgccctttttaatacactaagggAGCAGTTTTCTTCTCACACATTATCATAAATGATATGCATTAGATACTTGGGGTCAAATAAACACTGATGCCTCCAGTAGACACTGTTGACACTTCACCCATTTCTCCtgtacactttgctgtacagcagaaactaatgcaacattgtaaagcaactataccctaaaaaaataaaataaaacttttttaaaaagaaacactgagCCAAGAATTCAGGTACAAGTGGTTTGTTAAGAAAATTCAGATATAGGTGGTTTGGTTCCTGGGGGGCCAGATGAGGGAAGCAGGCCAGGAAGGGAAAATAAGCCAAGCACAGGGGAGCTTTCTGATGAAACCCCAGCTTCCATGGAGCCCTTGGGGAGCTGTGGAGTGCCAGGGAAAGGTGCCGGGCTTCTGGATTCCCAGGCCAATCAGTTACAGACTAGAGGGAGTGCTTGTGAGGCGATTCCAGTGCTCAAGGGCAGCCCCACGAATTGAATTGGTGGGTCACGGTGTGAACGACTGGCTGGAAAGTGGGAAGTAGCTGGGTTGGGTGTACAACATAGGAAAAGAAACCCAGGATTCCAGATGGTCACCAACAGAATGTGCTACAGGAATGTATACACAGGAGCTGAAATTGAGGGGGAAATACTGTTCTCTATACCCTCttctatgtgctcagtcactcggtcatgtccaagtctttgccagcccgtggactgtagcctgtcaggctcctctgtctgtgagatcttccaggcaagaatactagaatgggttgccactttctactccaggggatattcccaacccaaggtttgaacctgtgtctcctgtgtctcctgcattggcaggtggattctttacaactaactccacctgggaagcccaccctccTCTCTACTGACCTTGAAATGTACACTTGGCTGAACTGGTTAAGAGTGTGGTTTTGTAGTTAGTATGTTTGAATCCTCACTCTGCCATTTACTAGTTTCATGTCTTTGGATCAAGTTACAAAttgtctctgagcctcaatttcatcATCTGCAAAGAAAGGATAATAATATGCCCTTTAATAAActgttgtgagaatcaaatgGAATAACATCTATAAGGTTTCCAGTTTTGTGTCTCTGCGTGGTTCATGCTCCATAAgtgatttgtttttaaacttctttCAATCTTGGCTGCAAAGTAAACAAAAGGAGGCACAGGGATGTGGATCCCAACCTAGGCAATCAGAAGAGTAAAAGATTCACTTTCAGGCTgttgactaaagtgacttaaacCTGtacattttgtctattttttgatAATCAGACAAAGATGAACAGTGCACATTTGCTATGGAAATAGTTATTAATTCTTAGTCATAGTCATTCTAGTGGATAGTGAACCAGTGTTCATTTTTTCGGTCTTGAGAGCCTAATCGAATTTTTATATAGCTGAACAATTAGCTAATGAAAGTAGTGTCTTAGGCTGAGCTCCCTAGAAACAGGGAGCTGAAGACTCTTGCATGTGTCTTATTGAGGGAGTGTTCCCGAGAAACTTGTAAGAGATGATGGGAGCAGGATAAAACAGAAGGAGGACCTAAAAAACAGAAAGCTAGCCCTAGCCTGATTCCATGGAGAGCTCTGGAGGATGAATTATAGCACAGAGTTTGCCCTGCCCAGAAGGAAGGAGGCTAGCAATTAGAAACCTCAGATTTTTCACCTTGCTCACTGACAAGTTGCCTCCAATCAACCAAGGGCAATCCTCCCGAGGAaagggtcagatcagatcagttgctcagtcatgtctgactctttgcaaccccatgaatcgcagcatgccaggcctccctatccatcaccaactcccggagttcactgagacgtccctcgagtcagtgatgccatccagccatctcatcctctgtcgtccccttctcctgcccccaatccctcccagcaccagagtcttttccaatgagtcaactcttcgcattaggtggccaaagtactggagtttcagctttagcatcattc includes these proteins:
- the ANKEF1 gene encoding ankyrin repeat and EF-hand domain-containing protein 1 isoform X2, with product MALADKRLENLQIYKVLQCVRNKDKKQIEKLTRLGYPELINFTDPVNGNSALHLASVSNDIDMVSFLLSLGAHPDVQDKMGCTPTMRAAELGHELSMEILAKAKADMTVVDNEGKGILFYCILPTKRHYRCALIALEHGADVNNCTCEGKPIFLRACEEAHDVKDVCLTFLEKGANPNAINTSTGRTALMEASREGVTELVRGILERGGDVNAFDNDRHHAAHFAAKGGFFDILKLLFAYNGDMGLIAMNGNTPLHYAAMGGFADCCKYIAQRGCDLKWKNLEHKTPRNLAKEGGFKAASKEIRRAEQIANKLARPGVKNPNPHLFLRLHDWSVEHETFLREAFSFVDRGDGTVTKEDFVLTLEERQDFVNSEQLAAIAQLHEKVRGGGVNINEFFKGTRYLSKSYVLGSYGPKKKKKGMAKRARVGKFVFPLPICIIPDHVFPRRSDGGPPYYMIETYKNVTDCNRFNRDHPPEHPIQDDSAWYIDDPGKVFSNINFITKAGDLASLKKAFESGIPVDMKDNYYKTPLMTACATGNIDAVKFLLEKGANVNATDNFLWTPLHFACHAGQQDIVELLVKSGAVVDALSINNSTPLSRAIESCRLDTVKYLLDIGAKFQLENRKGHSAMDVAKAYADSRIIGLIKEKLDNLPKPAENQKPKGKPQPKAKTEGPEIKKEEETLSAIYTVPAIVEDKKMRKDNVVYLNSLITSGYTKKVDITFIPQRIWSPEATTAELIRMRELRRERLTYEVDFDDFMMPFQKHITERAQAVEASFKM